Proteins encoded within one genomic window of Streptomyces sp. NBC_00523:
- a CDS encoding ABC transporter substrate-binding protein, with protein sequence MSLSRRNFVIATSVAAGGTMALTACSSGSSTAGKGDKSKGHGGADKYTGSVVVGTKEDSTGAAPEIPGAKKGGTIRGIAPDDFSHLDPQRIYFSWNSAVGDLFIRCLTGYKIASDGSMKLVGDLATDAGTTKDGGKTWAFTLKDGLKWEDGKELTVEDVRHGIERGFASFTTEGAGYAQQALTGTTDFRGKYKGPFSGKHLDSVVVDKAAKSITFKLSEARPDFNFTLAMSSYGAVPVKGDSKEKYDKDPVSCGPYRIKSHSVDKSMTLVRNEHWDPNNDAIRNAYPDSIVYEFGPESLQATDRLIADSGDDQYAVMAYSGVPAERIQKVLTDPELKKRTFNGLLTGIYYYAINTKRITDLKVRQALIHAWPLEQIRKIYGGPSAGDYATSILSPDIMGYAKDDVYGKLKKPQGDPEKAKALLKEAGKEGQKIVYAFPQSNTYDKTKVVIENALKAAGFEPVLKPLESTSYYDGIQKIDNKFDVMWFGWSPDWPTGYTLIQPLFDGGTIADGANNISQLNVDWVNEAIKKNVTIADPAEAGKQWAALDKRIMTEEAPIIPETFQRRFYLYGSKVGGAMFHPQYSSAIFYKLFVKA encoded by the coding sequence ATGTCTCTCTCCCGCAGAAACTTCGTCATCGCCACGTCGGTCGCGGCCGGCGGCACGATGGCGCTCACCGCCTGCAGCAGCGGCAGCTCCACCGCCGGCAAGGGCGACAAGAGCAAGGGCCACGGCGGCGCCGACAAGTACACCGGCTCGGTGGTCGTCGGTACCAAGGAGGACTCCACGGGCGCCGCTCCGGAGATCCCGGGCGCCAAGAAGGGCGGGACGATCCGCGGCATCGCGCCGGACGACTTCTCGCACCTGGACCCGCAGCGCATCTACTTCTCGTGGAACTCCGCGGTCGGTGACCTCTTCATCCGCTGCCTGACCGGCTACAAGATCGCCTCCGACGGCTCGATGAAGCTCGTCGGCGACCTCGCCACCGATGCCGGCACCACCAAGGACGGCGGCAAGACCTGGGCGTTCACGCTCAAGGACGGCCTCAAGTGGGAGGACGGCAAGGAGCTCACCGTCGAGGACGTGCGCCACGGCATCGAGCGCGGCTTCGCCAGCTTCACCACCGAGGGCGCGGGCTACGCCCAGCAGGCGCTCACCGGCACCACCGACTTCCGCGGCAAGTACAAGGGCCCGTTCAGCGGCAAGCACCTCGACTCGGTCGTGGTCGACAAGGCCGCGAAGAGCATCACCTTCAAGCTCTCCGAGGCCCGCCCGGACTTCAACTTCACGCTGGCGATGAGCTCCTACGGCGCTGTCCCGGTCAAGGGCGACAGCAAGGAGAAGTACGACAAGGACCCGGTGTCCTGCGGCCCGTACCGCATCAAGTCGCACTCCGTCGACAAGTCGATGACCCTGGTCCGCAACGAGCACTGGGACCCGAACAACGACGCGATCCGCAACGCGTACCCGGACAGCATCGTCTACGAGTTCGGCCCCGAGTCGCTCCAGGCCACCGACCGTCTGATCGCCGACTCCGGCGACGACCAGTACGCCGTCATGGCGTACAGCGGTGTCCCGGCCGAGCGCATCCAGAAGGTCCTGACCGACCCCGAGCTGAAGAAGCGCACCTTCAACGGTCTGCTCACCGGCATCTACTACTACGCGATCAACACCAAGCGCATCACCGACCTGAAGGTGCGCCAGGCCCTGATCCACGCGTGGCCGCTGGAGCAGATCCGCAAGATCTACGGTGGTCCGTCGGCCGGTGACTACGCCACGTCCATCCTGAGCCCCGACATCATGGGCTACGCCAAGGACGACGTCTACGGCAAGCTGAAGAAGCCGCAGGGCGACCCGGAGAAGGCGAAGGCGCTGCTGAAGGAGGCGGGCAAGGAGGGTCAGAAGATCGTCTACGCCTTCCCGCAGAGCAACACCTACGACAAGACCAAGGTCGTCATCGAGAACGCCCTCAAGGCCGCCGGCTTCGAGCCCGTTCTCAAGCCGCTGGAGTCCACCAGCTACTACGACGGCATCCAGAAGATCGACAACAAGTTCGACGTGATGTGGTTCGGCTGGTCCCCGGACTGGCCGACCGGCTACACCCTGATACAGCCGCTGTTCGACGGCGGCACCATCGCGGACGGCGCGAACAACATCTCGCAGCTGAACGTCGACTGGGTCAACGAGGCCATCAAGAAGAACGTCACCATCGCCGACCCGGCCGAGGCCGGCAAGCAGTGGGCCGCGCTCGACAAGCGGATCATGACGGAGGAGGCGCCGATCATCCCCGAGACGTTCCAGCGCCGCTTCTACCTGTACGGCTCGAAGGTCGGCGGGGCCATGTTCCACCCGCAGTACTCCTCGGCCATCTTCTACAAGCTCTTCGTGAAGGCGTAG
- a CDS encoding ABC transporter ATP-binding protein, whose protein sequence is MATINKTAEVPSARRGDDHVGPLLEVRDLHVEFHTRDGVAKAVNGVNYSVDAGETLAVLGESGSGKSVTAQAIMGILDMPPGRIPQGEILFRGQDMLKMSNEERRKIRGQKIAMIFQDALSSLNPVLTVGYQLGEMFRVHQGLSKKEARAKAIELMDQVKIPAAAARISDYPHQFSGGMRQRIMIAMALALEPDLIIADEPTTALDVTVQAQVMDLLAELQREYNMGLILITHDLGVVADVADKIAVMYAGRIVETAPVHEIYKRPAHPYTKGLLASIPRLDQKGQELFAIKGLPPNLLHVPSGCAFNPRCTMAQDICRSDIPPLHAVTEQDGTELAGRRSACHFWKETIHG, encoded by the coding sequence GTGGCCACCATCAACAAGACCGCCGAAGTCCCGTCCGCACGCCGGGGTGACGACCACGTCGGTCCCCTGCTCGAAGTCCGTGACCTGCACGTGGAGTTCCACACCCGCGACGGTGTGGCCAAGGCGGTCAACGGGGTCAACTACAGCGTGGACGCCGGCGAGACCCTCGCCGTCCTGGGCGAGTCCGGTTCCGGCAAGTCCGTGACGGCGCAGGCCATCATGGGCATCCTCGACATGCCGCCCGGCAGGATCCCGCAGGGCGAGATCCTCTTCCGCGGCCAGGACATGCTCAAGATGTCCAACGAGGAGCGTCGGAAGATCCGCGGCCAGAAGATCGCCATGATCTTCCAGGACGCGCTGTCCTCGCTGAACCCGGTCCTCACCGTCGGCTACCAGCTCGGCGAGATGTTCCGGGTCCACCAGGGCCTGTCCAAGAAGGAAGCCCGCGCCAAGGCCATCGAGCTGATGGACCAGGTGAAGATCCCGGCCGCCGCGGCCCGGATCTCGGACTACCCGCACCAGTTCTCCGGCGGTATGCGCCAGCGCATCATGATCGCGATGGCGCTCGCCCTGGAGCCGGACCTGATCATCGCGGACGAGCCGACCACCGCGCTCGACGTGACCGTCCAGGCCCAGGTGATGGACCTGCTCGCGGAGCTCCAGCGCGAGTACAACATGGGCCTGATCCTGATCACCCACGACCTGGGTGTCGTCGCGGACGTCGCCGACAAGATCGCCGTGATGTACGCGGGCCGGATCGTCGAGACCGCCCCGGTGCACGAGATCTACAAGCGCCCCGCGCACCCGTACACCAAGGGTCTGCTGGCCTCGATCCCGCGCCTGGACCAGAAGGGCCAGGAGCTCTTCGCGATCAAGGGCCTGCCGCCCAACCTGCTGCACGTGCCGTCGGGCTGCGCCTTCAACCCGCGCTGCACCATGGCCCAGGACATCTGCCGTTCGGACATCCCGCCGCTCCACGCGGTGACCGAGCAGGACGGCACCGAGCTGGCCGGCCGCCGCAGCGCCTGTCACTTCTGGAAGGAGACGATCCATGGCTGA
- a CDS encoding ABC transporter ATP-binding protein, with protein sequence MSTPFLSVRDLRVHFSSEDGMVKAVDGLSFDLERGKTLGIVGESGSGKSVTNLAILGLHHPDHTEIEGEILLDGQDLLSASERELERLRGNKMAMVFQDALASLSPYHTIGKQIGETFRKHTGASKQEARARSIEMLTKVGIPQPNLRVDDFPHQFSGGMRQRAMIAMSLVCDPALLIADEPTTALDVTVQAQIMDLLKDLQQEFGTSIIFITHDLGVIADIADDVLVMYGGRCVERGTKKEVLRTPQHPYTWGLLGSMPTLEGPVDVPLSPIPGTPPSLLNPPTGCRFHPRCSFTEQVGGDRCSAQQPPLDLVSGRGAACHLTPEQRVEFFTDFAGTRAN encoded by the coding sequence ATGAGCACCCCCTTCCTCTCCGTACGCGACCTGCGCGTGCACTTCTCCAGCGAAGACGGCATGGTCAAGGCCGTCGACGGGCTCTCCTTCGACCTGGAGCGCGGCAAGACCCTCGGCATCGTCGGCGAGTCCGGCTCCGGCAAGTCCGTCACCAACCTGGCGATCCTCGGCCTGCACCACCCCGACCACACCGAGATCGAGGGCGAGATCCTGCTCGACGGGCAGGACCTGCTGTCCGCCTCCGAGCGGGAACTGGAGCGGCTGCGCGGCAACAAGATGGCCATGGTCTTCCAGGACGCCCTGGCCTCCCTGTCGCCGTACCACACGATCGGCAAGCAGATCGGCGAGACGTTCCGCAAGCACACCGGCGCCTCCAAGCAGGAGGCCCGGGCGCGGTCGATCGAGATGCTCACCAAGGTGGGCATCCCGCAGCCGAACCTGCGCGTGGACGACTTCCCGCACCAGTTCTCCGGCGGTATGCGCCAGCGCGCGATGATCGCCATGTCGCTGGTCTGCGACCCCGCGCTGCTGATCGCGGACGAGCCGACGACCGCGCTGGACGTCACCGTGCAGGCCCAGATCATGGACCTGCTCAAGGACCTCCAGCAGGAGTTCGGCACCTCGATCATCTTCATCACCCACGACCTGGGCGTCATCGCCGACATCGCGGACGACGTCCTCGTGATGTACGGCGGTCGCTGTGTGGAGCGGGGTACGAAGAAGGAGGTGCTGCGCACGCCCCAGCACCCGTACACCTGGGGGCTGCTGGGCTCGATGCCCACCCTCGAAGGCCCGGTGGACGTGCCGCTCTCGCCGATCCCGGGTACCCCGCCGAGCCTCCTCAACCCGCCGACCGGCTGCCGCTTCCACCCGCGGTGCTCGTTCACCGAACAGGTCGGCGGCGACCGCTGCTCGGCCCAGCAGCCTCCGCTGGACCTGGTGTCCGGGCGCGGGGCGGCCTGCCACCTGACCCCGGAGCAGCGCGTGGAGTTCTTCACCGACTTCGCCGGCACCCGGGCCAACTGA
- a CDS encoding ABC transporter permease has product MPDVTKTAPAPEDIHGPVTDPTSVVKAAKARSLWGDAWADLRRNPYFLVSSVLIVILLVIAVFPGLFTGASATHADLGKHFLKKPELSKIGSEGWLGYDGQGRSVYARVIYGTRASITVGVCVTVLVTVFGGLIGMLSGFFGGWVDAILSGFTNIFLGLPFLLGAMVVLQSFSERKVWVVVLALAFLGWTQIARVMRGAVMTVKEADYVQAARALGASTTRIMFRHILPNVMAPVIVVATISLGVYISAEATLSYLGLGLADPTISWGIDISTGSNQIRVAQHILIYPSIMLSITVLAFIMLGEAVRNALDPKSR; this is encoded by the coding sequence CGGACCCGACCTCCGTGGTCAAGGCCGCCAAGGCGCGCAGCCTGTGGGGCGACGCCTGGGCCGACCTGCGTCGCAACCCGTACTTCCTGGTGTCGTCCGTCCTCATCGTCATCCTCCTGGTGATAGCCGTCTTCCCCGGCCTGTTCACCGGGGCCTCGGCGACCCACGCGGACCTCGGGAAGCACTTCCTGAAGAAGCCCGAGCTGAGCAAGATCGGCTCGGAGGGCTGGCTGGGATACGACGGGCAGGGCCGCAGCGTCTACGCCCGCGTCATCTACGGCACCCGCGCCTCGATCACCGTCGGCGTCTGCGTCACCGTGCTGGTGACCGTGTTCGGCGGCCTCATCGGCATGCTGTCCGGTTTCTTCGGCGGCTGGGTCGACGCGATCCTCTCCGGCTTCACCAACATCTTCCTGGGCCTGCCCTTCCTGCTCGGCGCGATGGTCGTGCTCCAGTCCTTCAGCGAGCGCAAGGTGTGGGTCGTCGTGCTCGCCCTGGCGTTCCTCGGCTGGACGCAGATCGCCCGTGTCATGCGTGGCGCGGTGATGACCGTCAAGGAGGCCGACTACGTCCAGGCGGCCCGGGCGCTCGGTGCGAGCACCACCCGGATCATGTTCCGGCACATCCTGCCGAACGTGATGGCGCCGGTGATCGTCGTCGCCACCATCTCGCTGGGTGTGTACATCTCGGCCGAGGCGACCCTGTCGTACCTGGGCCTGGGTCTCGCCGACCCGACCATCTCGTGGGGCATCGACATCTCGACGGGCTCGAACCAGATCCGGGTGGCCCAGCACATCCTGATCTACCCGTCGATCATGCTCAGCATCACCGTTCTGGCGTTCATCATGCTCGGCGAAGCCGTCCGCAACGCCCTCGATCCGAAGTCGCGATAG
- a CDS encoding ABC transporter ATP-binding protein, whose amino-acid sequence MSSTDPLLDVSGLTKHFPIKGGFPIRRTVGAVQAVDGLDFTVAEGESLGLVGESGCGKSTTGRLVTRLLEPTAGRITYRGQDITHAGRKQLAPVRSEIQMIFQDPYASLNPRQTVGKIVSAPMEVNGIEPPGGREARVRELLETVGLNPEHYNRFPHEFSGGQRQRIGVARALALEPKLIVADEPVSALDVSIQAQVVNLLQKLQKELGIAFLFIAHDLAVVRHFSQRVAVMYLGRIVEIADRDDLYGNPRHPYTRALLSAVPEATADDTPARDRIRLTGDVPSPVNPPSGCRFRTRCWKATDKCASEAPPLVRVSGSREGHLTACHYPEDTQSVAAVPQARTADARPAKSLGTNDAKPARSLEKDGGSEGREARG is encoded by the coding sequence ATGAGCAGCACCGATCCCCTCCTGGACGTCTCCGGACTCACCAAGCACTTCCCGATCAAGGGCGGCTTCCCGATCCGGCGGACCGTCGGGGCCGTCCAGGCCGTGGACGGACTGGACTTCACCGTCGCCGAGGGCGAGAGCCTGGGCCTGGTCGGTGAGTCCGGCTGCGGCAAGTCGACCACGGGCCGGCTGGTCACCCGGCTCCTCGAACCGACCGCGGGCCGGATCACCTACCGCGGGCAGGACATCACGCACGCCGGGCGCAAGCAGCTGGCGCCGGTCCGCTCCGAGATCCAGATGATCTTCCAGGACCCGTACGCCTCGCTGAACCCGCGCCAGACGGTCGGCAAGATCGTGTCGGCGCCGATGGAGGTCAACGGCATCGAGCCGCCCGGCGGCCGCGAGGCCCGGGTGCGGGAGCTGCTGGAGACGGTCGGGCTCAACCCGGAGCACTACAACCGCTTCCCGCACGAGTTCTCCGGCGGTCAGCGCCAGCGCATCGGGGTCGCCCGCGCGCTGGCCCTGGAGCCGAAGCTGATCGTGGCGGACGAGCCGGTGTCGGCGCTGGACGTGTCGATCCAGGCGCAGGTGGTCAACCTGCTGCAGAAGCTCCAGAAGGAGCTGGGGATCGCCTTCCTGTTCATCGCCCACGACCTGGCGGTCGTACGGCACTTCTCGCAGCGCGTGGCCGTGATGTACCTCGGCCGGATCGTGGAGATCGCGGACCGCGACGACCTGTACGGGAATCCGCGCCACCCCTACACCCGGGCACTGCTCTCCGCCGTGCCCGAGGCCACCGCGGACGACACCCCGGCCCGTGACCGCATCCGGCTCACCGGTGACGTCCCGTCCCCCGTCAACCCGCCCTCGGGCTGCCGCTTCCGCACCCGCTGCTGGAAGGCGACGGACAAGTGCGCGAGCGAGGCGCCTCCGCTGGTCCGGGTCTCCGGCAGCCGTGAGGGCCACCTGACGGCCTGCCACTACCCGGAGGACACCCAGTCGGTGGCCGCCGTCCCGCAGGCCCGTACGGCGGACGCGAGGCCCGCCAAGAGCCTCGGCACGAACGACGCGAAGCCCGCCAGGAGCCTGGAGAAGGACGGCGGGTCCGAAGGCCGCGAGGCGCGAGGCTGA
- a CDS encoding ABC transporter permease has product MFRFLIRRAIGALVILLIISAITFVLFYVAPRDPARAACGKICTPETLALVKQNLGIADPLPVQYWHWLEGVFVGRDYSSFGHCPAPCLGYSFRNREPVLATIMDRLPTTLSLSVGSAVVFVLFGVGTGMLAAVKQGKALDKVASSASLIGSSMQIYIVGVVAMYYLSDQWHILSRPKDVAFTQDPAGWFAGLLLPWMVLALIFTANYTRMTRSQLVETMSEDYVRTARAKGLSRRTVFFRFAWRGAMGPIVTIFGLDLGLLLGGAIITEKTFGLHGIGALSIKAVYDNDLPMILGVVLVAAAAIVLFNIIVDAVYALIDPRVRLA; this is encoded by the coding sequence ATGTTCCGCTTCCTCATCCGCCGGGCAATCGGCGCACTGGTCATCCTGCTGATCATCAGTGCCATCACCTTCGTCCTCTTCTACGTCGCGCCCCGCGACCCTGCTCGCGCGGCCTGCGGCAAGATCTGCACGCCGGAGACGCTGGCGCTGGTCAAGCAGAACCTCGGCATCGCCGACCCGCTGCCCGTGCAGTACTGGCACTGGCTGGAGGGCGTGTTCGTCGGACGCGACTACAGCTCGTTCGGCCACTGCCCCGCGCCGTGCCTGGGCTACTCGTTCCGCAACCGCGAGCCGGTCCTCGCCACCATCATGGACCGCCTCCCCACGACGCTCTCCCTCTCCGTCGGCAGCGCAGTCGTCTTCGTGCTCTTCGGTGTGGGCACCGGCATGCTGGCCGCCGTGAAGCAGGGCAAGGCGCTGGACAAGGTCGCCTCCTCGGCGTCCCTGATCGGCTCCTCGATGCAGATCTACATCGTCGGCGTAGTCGCCATGTACTACCTCAGCGACCAGTGGCACATCCTCAGCCGCCCCAAGGACGTCGCGTTCACCCAGGACCCGGCCGGCTGGTTCGCCGGACTGCTGCTGCCCTGGATGGTGCTGGCGCTGATCTTCACCGCCAACTACACGCGTATGACCCGCTCCCAGCTCGTGGAGACGATGAGCGAGGACTACGTCCGCACCGCCCGTGCCAAGGGCCTGTCCCGGCGCACCGTGTTCTTCCGGTTCGCCTGGCGCGGCGCGATGGGCCCGATCGTCACCATCTTCGGACTCGACCTCGGACTGCTGCTCGGCGGCGCGATCATCACCGAGAAGACCTTCGGTCTGCACGGCATCGGCGCCCTGTCGATCAAGGCGGTCTACGACAACGACCTGCCGATGATCCTCGGCGTCGTCCTGGTCGCGGCGGCGGCGATCGTCCTCTTCAACATCATCGTCGACGCCGTCTACGCCCTCATCGACCCACGCGTCCGCCTCGCCTAG
- a CDS encoding ABC transporter ATP-binding protein, translating to MADISKESVDATPNVSDVETVDAASEAEAVAAIDAPVSQGEPILQVRNLVKHFPLTQGILFKKQVGAVKAVDGISFDLYAGETLGIVGESGCGKSTVAKLLMTLERATAGEVFYKGQDITKLSGRALKAVRRNIQMVFQDPYTSLNPRMTVGDIIGETYEIHPEVAPKGDRRRRVQELLDVVGLNPEYINRYPHQFSGGQRQRIGIARGLALNPEIIICDEPVSALDVSVQAQVVNLMEKLQDEFNLSYLFIAHDLSIVRHISDRVGVMYLGKMAEIGTDVQIYDHPTHPYTQALLSAVPVPDPEAREGRERIILSGDVPSPANPPSGCRFRTRCWKAQDKCATEVPLLAVPERFKTAKTPAAHESACHFAEEKDVVHAAS from the coding sequence ATGGCTGACATCTCGAAGGAGTCCGTGGACGCCACCCCCAACGTCTCCGACGTGGAGACCGTCGACGCGGCGAGCGAGGCGGAGGCCGTAGCCGCCATCGACGCGCCCGTGTCGCAGGGGGAGCCGATCCTCCAGGTGCGCAACCTCGTCAAGCACTTCCCGCTGACGCAGGGCATCCTCTTCAAGAAGCAGGTCGGCGCCGTCAAGGCCGTCGACGGCATCTCGTTCGACCTGTACGCGGGCGAGACGCTGGGCATCGTCGGCGAGTCCGGCTGTGGCAAGTCCACCGTCGCCAAGCTGCTGATGACGCTGGAGCGGGCCACCGCCGGCGAGGTCTTCTACAAGGGCCAGGACATCACCAAGCTGTCCGGCCGCGCGCTGAAGGCCGTCCGCCGCAACATCCAGATGGTGTTCCAGGACCCGTACACCTCGCTCAACCCCCGTATGACGGTGGGCGACATCATCGGCGAGACGTACGAGATCCACCCCGAGGTGGCCCCCAAGGGCGACCGGCGGCGCAGGGTCCAGGAGCTCCTGGACGTGGTGGGCCTCAACCCGGAGTACATCAACCGGTACCCGCACCAGTTCTCCGGCGGTCAGCGCCAGCGCATCGGCATCGCCCGCGGCCTCGCGCTCAACCCGGAGATCATCATCTGCGACGAGCCGGTCTCCGCGCTCGACGTGTCGGTGCAGGCGCAGGTCGTCAACCTGATGGAGAAGCTCCAGGACGAGTTCAACCTGTCCTACCTCTTCATCGCGCACGACCTGTCGATCGTCCGGCACATCTCGGACCGGGTCGGCGTCATGTACCTCGGCAAGATGGCCGAGATCGGTACGGACGTCCAGATCTACGACCACCCGACGCACCCCTACACCCAGGCGCTGCTGTCGGCCGTCCCGGTCCCCGACCCGGAGGCCCGCGAGGGCCGCGAGCGGATCATCCTCTCCGGTGACGTCCCCTCGCCGGCCAACCCGCCGTCGGGCTGCCGCTTCCGCACCCGCTGCTGGAAGGCCCAGGACAAGTGCGCCACCGAGGTGCCGCTCCTCGCGGTCCCCGAGCGCTTCAAGACCGCGAAGACGCCGGCCGCCCACGAGTCGGCCTGCCACTTCGCGGAGGAGAAGGATGTGGTGCACGCGGCCTCGTAA
- a CDS encoding peptide ABC transporter substrate-binding protein — MRGATHVKWAACAAAVALAATACGGGDSGGGGGGADGIVSSSWGDPQNPLEPANTNEVQGGKVLDMVFRGLKKYDPKTGEATNMLAEKIESKDNQNFTVTVKDGWTFSNGEKITANSFVNAWNYGALLKNNQKNAYFFGYIDGYDKVHPETGKATATKLSGLKVVDDKTFTVKLSQKFSLWPDTLGYPAFAPLPKTFFTDHAAWLSKPIGNGPYTIDKYTKGSSMSLRKWDDYPGDDKAQNGGIDLKVYTDNNTAYTDLTAGNLDLVDDVPASQLKNVKADLGDRYINTPAGIIQTLAFPFYDKNWNTAGAVKVRQGLSMAINRPQITDQIFQKTRTPASDWTSPVLGADGGFKKGLCGKECTYNAAEAKKMIEDGGGIPGGQLKISYNGDTGSHKEWVDAVCNSINKVMGNNKACVGAPVGTFADFRSQVSQQKLHGAWRAGWQMDYPLIQNFLQPVYYTNASSNDGKWNNKQFDDLVDKANAESDKAKAVSTFQDAEKVMVQQMPVIPLWYQNGSAGYSENVTNVSLNQFSVPVYEQIKVK; from the coding sequence ATGCGCGGAGCCACACACGTCAAGTGGGCCGCATGTGCGGCGGCCGTCGCCCTGGCGGCGACGGCCTGCGGCGGGGGCGACAGCGGTGGCGGTGGAGGTGGCGCCGACGGGATCGTCAGCTCGTCCTGGGGTGACCCGCAGAACCCGCTGGAGCCGGCCAACACCAACGAGGTGCAGGGCGGCAAGGTCCTTGACATGGTCTTCCGAGGTCTGAAGAAGTACGACCCGAAGACCGGCGAGGCCACCAACATGCTCGCCGAGAAGATCGAGTCCAAGGACAACCAGAACTTCACCGTCACGGTGAAGGACGGCTGGACCTTCAGCAACGGCGAGAAGATCACCGCCAACTCCTTCGTGAATGCCTGGAACTACGGCGCCCTCCTGAAGAACAACCAGAAGAACGCCTACTTCTTCGGCTACATCGACGGCTACGACAAGGTGCACCCGGAGACCGGGAAGGCCACCGCCACCAAGCTGTCCGGCCTCAAGGTCGTGGACGACAAGACCTTCACGGTCAAGCTGTCGCAGAAGTTCTCGCTGTGGCCCGACACCCTCGGCTACCCGGCCTTCGCGCCGCTCCCCAAGACCTTCTTCACCGACCACGCCGCCTGGCTGTCCAAGCCCATCGGCAACGGTCCGTACACCATCGACAAGTACACCAAGGGCTCCTCGATGAGCCTGCGCAAGTGGGACGACTACCCCGGGGACGACAAGGCGCAGAACGGCGGCATCGATCTCAAGGTCTACACCGACAACAACACCGCCTACACCGACCTGACGGCCGGCAACCTCGACCTCGTGGACGACGTGCCCGCCTCGCAGCTCAAGAACGTCAAGGCGGACCTCGGCGACCGGTACATCAACACCCCGGCCGGCATCATCCAGACCCTCGCCTTCCCGTTCTACGACAAGAACTGGAACACGGCCGGCGCGGTCAAGGTCCGCCAGGGCCTCTCGATGGCGATCAACCGCCCGCAGATCACCGACCAGATCTTCCAGAAGACCCGCACCCCCGCCTCCGACTGGACCTCCCCGGTCCTCGGCGCGGACGGCGGCTTCAAGAAGGGGCTCTGCGGCAAGGAGTGCACGTACAACGCCGCCGAGGCCAAGAAGATGATCGAGGACGGCGGCGGCATCCCCGGCGGCCAGCTCAAGATCTCGTACAACGGTGACACCGGCTCCCACAAGGAGTGGGTCGACGCCGTCTGCAACAGCATCAACAAGGTCATGGGCAACAACAAGGCGTGCGTGGGCGCCCCCGTCGGCACCTTCGCCGACTTCCGCAGCCAGGTCTCCCAGCAGAAGCTGCACGGCGCCTGGCGCGCGGGCTGGCAGATGGACTACCCGCTCATCCAGAACTTCCTGCAGCCCGTGTACTACACCAACGCCTCGTCCAACGACGGCAAGTGGAACAACAAGCAGTTCGACGACCTCGTGGACAAGGCCAACGCCGAGTCCGACAAGGCCAAGGCCGTCTCCACCTTCCAGGACGCCGAGAAGGTCATGGTCCAGCAGATGCCCGTCATCCCGCTCTGGTACCAGAACGGCAGCGCCGGCTACTCGGAGAACGTCACCAACGTCTCGCTGAACCAGTTCAGCGTCCCGGTGTACGAGCAGATCAAGGTCAAGTAA
- a CDS encoding ABC transporter permease: MTIPTSNAAAPLEAADVTAALPPETASGKGGDGRSPGKLAWRRFKRDRTGVISAYVVIFFFVVGIAAPLIAKLYGKDPYTTYGQNDTSLLDDFGSPVLPNGGISGDFWFGIEPGLGRDVFTFLLYGIRNSLLIAAATTLLVTVIGIAIGITAGYLGGKTDYLVGRVIDILLAFPSTLFFIAFWPVLLSILVDPEENTPVWLTVVTLISVMTAFGWASIARLLRGEVLALREREFVEAAKVTGASPARIIFKELLPNLWTPILIQATLALPAYVTAEAGLAFLGVGLTSPTPDWGVMIQRGSDVYQSDITFMLFPGASMVIFVIAFNLLGDSVRDALDPKTKR; this comes from the coding sequence ATGACGATTCCAACCTCGAACGCAGCAGCCCCTCTTGAGGCGGCGGATGTGACGGCGGCCCTTCCGCCCGAGACCGCCTCCGGCAAGGGAGGCGACGGCCGGTCGCCCGGAAAGCTCGCCTGGCGCCGCTTCAAGCGCGACCGCACCGGCGTGATTTCCGCGTATGTGGTCATTTTCTTCTTCGTGGTGGGCATTGCCGCCCCGCTGATCGCGAAGCTGTACGGAAAGGACCCGTACACGACGTACGGGCAGAACGACACCAGCCTGCTGGACGACTTCGGCTCCCCGGTCCTTCCCAACGGCGGCATCAGCGGCGACTTCTGGTTCGGCATCGAGCCCGGCCTCGGCCGGGACGTCTTCACCTTCCTGCTCTACGGCATCCGCAACTCCCTGCTCATCGCCGCCGCCACCACGCTGCTCGTCACCGTGATCGGCATCGCGATCGGCATCACCGCGGGCTACCTCGGGGGCAAGACGGACTACCTGGTCGGCCGGGTCATCGACATCCTGCTGGCCTTCCCGTCCACGCTCTTCTTCATCGCCTTCTGGCCCGTACTGCTCTCGATCCTGGTCGACCCGGAGGAGAACACTCCGGTATGGCTGACCGTGGTCACCCTGATCTCGGTCATGACCGCCTTCGGCTGGGCCTCCATCGCCCGTCTGCTGCGCGGTGAGGTGCTGGCCCTGCGCGAACGCGAGTTCGTGGAGGCCGCCAAGGTCACCGGCGCGTCCCCGGCGCGGATCATCTTCAAGGAACTGCTGCCCAACCTCTGGACGCCGATCCTGATCCAGGCCACGCTCGCGCTGCCCGCGTACGTGACAGCGGAAGCGGGTCTCGCCTTCCTCGGCGTCGGGCTGACCTCACCGACCCCGGACTGGGGCGTGATGATCCAGCGCGGCTCGGACGTCTACCAGAGCGACATCACGTTCATGCTCTTCCCCGGCGCGTCGATGGTGATCTTCGTGATCGCCTTCAACCTCCTCGGCGACTCCGTGCGCGACGCACTGGACCCCAAGACCAAGCGCTGA